One Thermicanus aegyptius DSM 12793 DNA segment encodes these proteins:
- a CDS encoding ABC transporter substrate-binding protein, with protein MKKMILSMLTLALVLSILVGCGSNVQTSSSQNIQGDSSNRNAPAQSNTSTNATVSEKPVEIEFWYGLGGKLGENVEKFIQEFNAMQNEVKVKGVAQGNYTETYQKLQAGIASRKVPAAVLLDASTIHALANKQVLASMDSLINADQNFHPEDFVHAFYSLGTINGSQYALPIYGTTQVLYYRKDFFEKEGISPDVLNTWESLSKAAAQLTKKNGNEVQRYGWEPMWGSGNLIDAALSNGAKFVSDDGKKVLIDSPEWVEAWEFFRKAIHEDKIMRIHYGGQGWEYWYKTIDDVMQGRAAGYTGSSGDQGDLDFSIIAAHTQPGWEGKPAKPIAGALMVSIPALASPEEQAAAFQWIKFFTSPEKTAEWSMNTGYIAVRKSAREVEAYKKFAEEHPQILVPLKQAETASPLFTDPTGGKITDALSKAADRVEIEGVPAADALRAAKEEAQKALDQVK; from the coding sequence ATGAAGAAAATGATTTTGTCTATGCTGACCCTTGCGTTGGTTCTCTCTATTTTGGTTGGATGTGGTTCCAATGTTCAGACGAGTAGTTCTCAAAACATCCAAGGAGACTCATCGAATCGTAACGCACCCGCCCAATCCAACACCTCAACCAATGCCACCGTATCCGAAAAACCTGTAGAAATTGAGTTTTGGTACGGTTTGGGAGGGAAATTGGGAGAGAATGTGGAGAAATTTATTCAGGAATTTAACGCCATGCAGAATGAAGTGAAAGTAAAGGGAGTTGCCCAAGGGAATTACACCGAGACCTACCAAAAACTGCAAGCCGGCATTGCCTCGAGAAAGGTTCCGGCGGCGGTTCTTTTAGATGCGAGCACAATACATGCCCTGGCCAATAAACAGGTGCTCGCATCCATGGATTCATTGATCAACGCGGATCAAAACTTTCATCCGGAAGATTTTGTTCACGCATTCTACAGTTTAGGAACGATCAATGGGTCGCAATATGCGTTACCGATTTACGGAACGACACAGGTTCTCTATTACCGGAAAGATTTCTTCGAGAAGGAAGGGATTTCTCCCGATGTGTTAAATACCTGGGAGTCCCTGAGCAAGGCGGCGGCCCAATTAACCAAGAAGAATGGGAATGAAGTTCAACGTTATGGCTGGGAGCCGATGTGGGGCAGTGGAAACTTAATTGATGCCGCCTTAAGCAACGGCGCAAAATTCGTAAGCGACGACGGAAAGAAGGTGCTCATCGATTCCCCCGAGTGGGTGGAGGCATGGGAATTTTTCCGCAAAGCGATTCATGAGGATAAAATCATGCGGATTCATTACGGTGGACAAGGCTGGGAGTACTGGTACAAGACCATTGATGATGTGATGCAGGGAAGGGCCGCAGGATATACCGGTTCCAGCGGGGATCAGGGAGATCTTGATTTCTCCATCATTGCCGCCCATACGCAGCCCGGTTGGGAGGGGAAGCCGGCCAAACCCATTGCAGGAGCTTTAATGGTAAGCATCCCGGCTCTTGCTTCTCCTGAAGAGCAGGCAGCCGCATTTCAATGGATCAAATTCTTTACCAGTCCGGAGAAGACGGCGGAGTGGTCCATGAATACCGGATACATCGCCGTTCGCAAATCGGCTCGTGAAGTAGAAGCTTATAAGAAATTTGCAGAAGAGCATCCCCAGATCCTCGTTCCTCTCAAACAGGCGGAAACCGCAAGCCCACTCTTTACTGATCCCACCGGTGGAAAGATTACGGATGCTCTCTCCAAAGCGGCGGATCGGGTGGAAATTGAAGGTGTGCCTGCCGCCGATGCCTTACGGGCCGCAAAAGAAGAAGCGCAAAAAGCATTGGATCAAGTGAAGTGA
- a CDS encoding CehA/McbA family metallohydrolase, translating to MVHEIFHQQIGGSQLPPVYTHSFRLDEKVDWLSFQVSLFRKCWFGFYVWDPDRVLRVQYLYGQAPPILLLHREPEKSSGLTLSGDLPLGEWKIEVTGVDTPLSEGSHHPIEYRIEMKGGRGEPEGGLSILPQGSQVWATKEKQKNGFELFDYPWEREIDSDERWYKGDFHTHTRFSDGKMSPREGMDQALKMGLDFFVATDHHVVPTGWIEDKVLVIPGIEVTSTKGHFNALGIRKWLDYRITSPDGGMEKEEGMMRLLRETRENGGLTSINHPRLEPWHWQFRDTPLELIDTIEIWNDPTYPFNPQATEEALKLWNLLWNEGYRIWGIGGSDSHLRPDESYTEGGEPSLIGDPGTYVFADGLSASKILDAVRKGRVYVSRGPLMDVFVQIGEKIFPLGSDITEGLNRSEQGRFTYGVQLSYSSYPVILRWVVNGEEVFHQAVTGDGLYRQSFEWGERGYDWMRVEVRDEEGRLLAFTNPIYHGERKPQIFTWGELLERAR from the coding sequence ATGGTTCATGAGATTTTTCATCAGCAAATTGGCGGTAGTCAGCTACCGCCCGTGTATACCCATTCGTTTCGGTTGGACGAGAAGGTAGATTGGCTCTCTTTCCAAGTCTCTCTCTTCCGGAAATGTTGGTTTGGGTTTTATGTGTGGGATCCTGACAGAGTTTTGCGCGTGCAATACCTGTATGGGCAAGCTCCCCCCATCCTTCTCCTTCACAGAGAACCGGAGAAATCAAGCGGTTTAACGTTATCCGGTGACCTTCCCTTGGGGGAATGGAAAATCGAAGTGACCGGTGTAGATACCCCGTTAAGCGAAGGTTCTCATCATCCCATTGAGTATCGAATCGAAATGAAGGGTGGCAGGGGAGAGCCTGAAGGGGGGCTCTCCATCCTTCCCCAGGGGTCACAGGTATGGGCGACAAAGGAGAAACAGAAGAATGGATTTGAACTTTTTGATTATCCATGGGAGCGGGAGATCGATAGCGATGAACGATGGTATAAAGGAGATTTTCACACCCATACCCGGTTTTCCGATGGGAAAATGAGTCCCAGAGAGGGGATGGATCAGGCGCTTAAAATGGGTTTAGACTTCTTTGTCGCGACGGATCACCATGTAGTCCCGACAGGCTGGATTGAAGATAAGGTGCTGGTTATTCCAGGAATCGAAGTCACTTCGACGAAGGGGCATTTTAATGCCTTGGGCATTCGCAAGTGGTTGGATTACCGTATTACTTCCCCTGATGGAGGGATGGAAAAGGAAGAAGGAATGATGAGGCTTCTGCGGGAGACGAGGGAAAATGGAGGACTCACATCGATTAACCATCCCCGGTTGGAACCATGGCATTGGCAATTTCGGGATACCCCATTGGAACTGATCGACACCATCGAGATCTGGAACGATCCCACCTACCCCTTCAACCCGCAAGCAACGGAAGAAGCGCTAAAGCTATGGAATCTTTTATGGAACGAGGGCTATCGGATCTGGGGGATTGGCGGGTCTGATTCCCATCTAAGGCCCGATGAAAGCTATACGGAAGGGGGAGAACCTTCCCTGATCGGGGATCCGGGAACCTACGTCTTTGCGGATGGGTTATCGGCTTCTAAAATCCTGGATGCCGTGAGGAAGGGAAGAGTCTACGTGTCGAGAGGCCCGCTCATGGACGTTTTTGTACAGATTGGCGAGAAGATCTTTCCCCTTGGCAGTGATATAACGGAGGGGCTAAACCGTTCGGAACAGGGCCGATTTACCTATGGGGTTCAACTTTCTTATTCTAGTTATCCCGTTATACTCCGGTGGGTTGTAAATGGGGAAGAGGTGTTTCACCAGGCGGTTACCGGCGATGGACTCTACCGGCAGAGTTTTGAATGGGGGGAGCGCGGGTACGATTGGATGAGGGTGGAGGTACGGGATGAGGAGGGAAGACTTCTCGCCTTTACCAATCCGATCTATCACGGAGAAAGGAAACCGCAGATTTTTACATGGGGAGAATTGCTAGAAAGGGCTAGGTAA
- a CDS encoding carbohydrate ABC transporter permease, translated as MSEKQNHSFFTVLIYISPALVPLSLFWFWPMLYSLYISFTNWDYMSPTYDIVGFRNYLNLFGDPEFYRVLGNTFYFTAGTVFPTMVGGLFFAVLLNKEFRGNHLYQAILFSPWVTPTVAVSIVWSWIFQPEVGLANWLLSLFHLPKLEWAGSSTWAMPMILIVTVWKGVGWAMIFYLDALKKVPKELYESAETDGASWWSKLIHITIPLISPTSFFLAVILMVDALQAFDQIQILTQGGPAGSTRTLLYLYYQSAFEQFNMGEATAVATILVLLTAMLSLVQFIMAKRWVHYE; from the coding sequence ATTTCCGAAAAACAAAATCACTCATTCTTTACGGTGCTCATATATATCTCACCTGCCTTGGTGCCGTTAAGTCTCTTTTGGTTTTGGCCCATGCTCTATTCCCTCTATATAAGCTTTACGAATTGGGATTATATGAGTCCCACGTATGATATCGTCGGATTTCGGAACTACCTCAATCTATTCGGAGATCCGGAATTTTACCGTGTGCTGGGGAACACGTTTTATTTCACCGCGGGAACGGTGTTCCCGACTATGGTGGGAGGATTATTCTTCGCGGTCTTATTAAACAAGGAATTTAGAGGAAACCACCTGTACCAGGCGATCCTCTTCTCCCCGTGGGTTACGCCTACCGTTGCCGTTTCCATTGTATGGTCCTGGATTTTTCAACCGGAAGTTGGTTTGGCCAATTGGCTGCTCTCCCTTTTTCATCTTCCTAAGTTGGAATGGGCCGGCAGTTCAACTTGGGCCATGCCCATGATCCTCATCGTTACGGTCTGGAAGGGGGTGGGATGGGCCATGATCTTTTACCTGGATGCGTTAAAAAAAGTGCCGAAGGAACTCTATGAGTCTGCTGAGACGGATGGGGCATCCTGGTGGAGTAAATTAATCCACATTACCATCCCCCTCATTTCACCCACCTCTTTTTTCCTGGCGGTTATTCTCATGGTCGATGCATTGCAAGCCTTTGACCAGATTCAGATTTTAACGCAGGGGGGACCGGCCGGGAGCACCCGTACCCTTCTATATCTCTATTACCAGTCCGCCTTTGAGCAATTTAACATGGGAGAAGCAACAGCGGTTGCAACCATCTTGGTACTGCTGACGGCCATGTTATCCCTCGTTCAATTTATCATGGCGAAGCGTTGGGTTCATTATGAGTAA
- a CDS encoding carbohydrate ABC transporter permease gives MVSTLSKNVLRHILLFLLSFFIAFPFLWMVSSAIKTKEEIWHFPPTWWPKVPQWHNFIEAWNSAPFGLYIFNSTFTALIIVCLQVVNSSMMAYALTQLKFKGKEVLFFSILVTYMLPVAATYVPSYILLAHLGMLDSYQGIIVSNAVSVFGIFLIRQAFMQISKEVIEAAKLDGAGHWTLLWRIMFPLGKSTIITFAFISFVQMYNNYLWPSLILSSQEKFLITIGLRQFFIEDGAYGIKWPLVMAASTFAIFPLLVLFFVAEKWFIKGIGDRGVKG, from the coding sequence ATGGTAAGCACATTGTCAAAAAATGTATTGCGACACATCCTGCTCTTTCTTTTATCCTTCTTCATTGCCTTTCCATTTTTGTGGATGGTAAGTAGTGCGATCAAAACGAAGGAGGAGATATGGCATTTTCCTCCCACATGGTGGCCGAAGGTTCCTCAATGGCATAATTTCATCGAAGCATGGAATTCCGCTCCTTTTGGATTATACATCTTTAACAGTACTTTTACCGCGCTCATAATTGTATGTTTACAGGTAGTCAATTCCTCCATGATGGCTTATGCCTTGACGCAATTGAAATTTAAGGGGAAAGAGGTTCTCTTCTTTAGCATTCTCGTCACCTATATGTTGCCGGTAGCCGCCACCTATGTACCCAGCTATATCCTTCTTGCCCATCTGGGCATGTTGGATTCCTATCAAGGAATTATTGTATCAAATGCCGTTAGCGTCTTTGGCATCTTTCTCATCAGGCAGGCATTCATGCAAATCTCGAAGGAGGTGATCGAAGCGGCCAAACTGGACGGGGCCGGGCACTGGACGCTTTTATGGAGAATTATGTTCCCATTAGGAAAATCAACCATAATCACGTTTGCATTCATCAGTTTTGTTCAGATGTATAACAACTACTTATGGCCATCCCTGATTCTGAGCAGCCAGGAGAAATTTTTAATTACGATCGGACTACGGCAATTTTTTATTGAGGATGGCGCCTATGGGATTAAATGGCCCCTCGTGATGGCCGCAAGCACATTTGCCATTTTTCCTTTATTGGTACTATTCTTCGTCGCGGAAAAGTGGTTCATCAAGGGGATAGGGGATCGGGGTGTGAAAGGCTAA